The following coding sequences lie in one Rutidosis leptorrhynchoides isolate AG116_Rl617_1_P2 chromosome 4, CSIRO_AGI_Rlap_v1, whole genome shotgun sequence genomic window:
- the LOC139839658 gene encoding galactinol synthase 2-like, protein MAPVARNNISNRTNPGLVKAKTLPRRAYVTFLAGSGDYWKGVVALAKGLRKAKSVYPLVVAMLPDVPMEHRQKLISQGCIIREIEPLNPPENQTQFAMAYYVINYSKLRIWEFVEYSKMIYLDGDIQVFDNIDHLFDLPDGNFYAVMDCFCEHNWRNSPQYQIGYCQQTPDKVQWPEHELGPKPPLYFNAGMFVFEPNLSTYYELLESVKTTPPTLFAEQDFLNMFFKDRYKPLPTEYNLILAMLWRHPENFDLEKVKVVHYCADGSKPWRYTGKEKNMDREDIKKLVKKWWDIYNDETLDYWRICGLTMAGELTPAVTKRGRRYVTAPSAA, encoded by the exons ATGGCTCCAGTTGCTAGAAATAATATTTCGAACCGAACCAATCCCGGTCTAGTCAAGGCCAAAACGTTGCCTAGACGTGCCTATGTCACGTTCTTGGCCGGAAGTGGTGACTACTGGAAAGGTGTGGTTGCACTAGCTAAAGGTCTTCGTAAGGCTAAATCGGTCTACCCACTCGTTGTTGCTATGCTTCCTGACGTTCCAATGGAACATCGTCAGAAATTGATCTCCCAAGGATGCATCATCCGGGAGATCGAACCCTTAAACCCACCCGAAAACCAAACCCAATTCGCCATGGCTTATTACGTCATCAATTATTCCAAACTTCGAATATGGGAG TTTGTGGAGTATAGCAAGATGATATATCTAGATGGAGACATACAAGTATTCGACAACATTGACCATCTATTTGATTTGCCCGATGGCAATTTCTACGCAGTTATGGACTGTTTCTGCGAGCATAACTGGAGAAACAGTCCCCAATACCAAATCGGGTACTGTCAACAGACACCCGATAAGGTACAATGGCCAGAGCATGAACTCGGGCCAAAACCCCCACTTTACTTCAACGCGGGAATGTTCGTGTTCGAACCCAATCTTTCGACCTACTACGAGCTTTTGGAGTCCGTAAAAACGACGCCACCAACTTTATTTGCGGAACAAGATTTCTTAAACATGTTTTTTAAGGACAGATACAAGCCTCTTCCGACAGAGTACAACTTAATCTTGGCTATGTTATGGCGCCACCCGGAGAACTTTGATCTTGAAAAAGTCAAAGTTGTGCATTATTGCGCCGATGGGTCGAAACCATGGCGGTACACCGGAAAAGAAAAGAATATGGATCGTGAAGATATTAAGAAGTTAGTGAAAAAATGGTGGGATATTTATAACGATGAGACGTTGGATTATTGGAGAATATGTGGACTAACGATGGCCGGAGAGTTGACGCCGGCGGTAACTAAGAGGGGTAGGCGTTATGTAACGGCACCGTCGGCAGCTTAA